Below is a window of Methanocaldococcus jannaschii DSM 2661 DNA.
GCCTCATTGGAAGAGGTTGTTGCTGCTTTAAAAATACTCTATGGCTATGATACTAAGATAAAGATGGAAAAGTTATATGAGGTTTCAAGAATTGTCTCAAGATTGATGAAACTTCCTGTTCCACCAAATAAAGCAATTGTTGGGGACAATGCATTTGCTCATGAAGCAGGAATACATGTTGATGGATTAATAAAAAATACTGAAACCTATGAGCCAATAAAACCAGAAATGGTTGGGAATAGAAGAAGAATTATTTTGGGTAAGCATTCTGGTAGAAAAGCTTTAAAATACAAACTTGATTTGATGGGCATAAACGTTAGTGATGAGCAATTAAATAAAATATATGAAAGAGTTAAAGAATTTGGGGATTTGGGTAAATACATTTCAGACGCTGATTTGTTGGCTATAGTTAGAGAAGTTACTGGAAAATTGGTAGAAGAGAAAATCAAATTAGATGAATTAACTGTTGTATCTGGAAATAAAATAACACCAATTGCATCTGTTAAACTCCATTATAAAGGAGAAGATATAACTTTAATAGAAACTGCTTATGGTGTTGGACCGGTAGATGCAGCAATAAATGCTGTGAGAAAGGCAATAAGTGGAGTTGCAGATATTAAGTTGGTAGAGTATAGAGTTGAAGCAATTGGTGGAGGAACTGATGCGTTAATAGAGGTTGTTGTTAAATTAAGAAAAGGAACTGAAATTGTTGAAGTTAGAAAATCAGACGCTGATATAATAAGGGCTTCTGTAGATGCTGTAATGGAAGGAATCAATATGTTATTGAATTAATATTTTTGCTTATTTTAAAATGTTTTATTAGGTATTGATAATTTTAATATCAAAAGGTTTATATATCGGCTGTTATTATTTTCAAATTGAAAACCTTGGACTTTTTGGGTTCTTTTTCTAAATTTTTGAAAAATCAAAAATGTCTAAAAAATGTTCCATAAATTATTTATACAAACGGAAGACATTACATTATTACTACCTACTTAAGAATGTTCCCCTATTTCACACAAATGCATGAGGTGAAGTTATGAGAAAGTTAATATTTATGGCCTTGTTAATGTCATTGCTGTTT
It encodes the following:
- a CDS encoding 2-isopropylmalate synthase encodes the protein MMVRIFDTTLRDGEQTPGVSLTPNDKLEIAKKLDELGVDVIEAGSAITSKGEREGIKLITKEGLNAEICSFVRALPVDIDAALECDVDSVHLVVPTSPIHMKYKLRKTEDEVLETALKAVEYAKEHGLIVELSAEDATRSDVNFLIKLFNEGEKVGADRVCVCDTVGVLTPQKSQELFKKITENVNLPVSVHCHNDFGMATANTCSAVLGGAVQCHVTVNGIGERAGNASLEEVVAALKILYGYDTKIKMEKLYEVSRIVSRLMKLPVPPNKAIVGDNAFAHEAGIHVDGLIKNTETYEPIKPEMVGNRRRIILGKHSGRKALKYKLDLMGINVSDEQLNKIYERVKEFGDLGKYISDADLLAIVREVTGKLVEEKIKLDELTVVSGNKITPIASVKLHYKGEDITLIETAYGVGPVDAAINAVRKAISGVADIKLVEYRVEAIGGGTDALIEVVVKLRKGTEIVEVRKSDADIIRASVDAVMEGINMLLN